Proteins co-encoded in one Granulicella cerasi genomic window:
- a CDS encoding alkaline phosphatase family protein yields the protein MSETTQTMKQRVRRAALSLAIAASAATAFAQAKPHVVMISLDGMKPEYVTRAREHGLSLPTLERFLKDGTYAEGVRGVIPTVTYPSHTTMVTGVWPNEHGILANTTFDPEYQHPGEWYWYFNALKVQTLYQAADAAGLKTSAIGWPVTVGAPIDYLIAEFGQSEETDTPQGAVLKPADIKSTIGVTTTADEDGDVKKTAWAIGIINTYNPNLTLVHLTNLDHQEHLHSPFSKEADDSVTTLDKQVGEIIDAEMKKNPDAKIVVVSDHGFVRVDHHVNLNAILANAGLIRLKPGKQPKGVSPIESWDAQAWESGGTAVIMLHDSNDAAMAKKVREVVAKMAENPEYGIHKIVEGPEVAKQGGTPNALCLIDFNPGWSASGAVRGAAVKDAPSTGTHGYLPEHPELRSTFMVMGEGVAAGRDLGVIDMRQIAPSVAKMLGVKLPAAKQPAVKYER from the coding sequence ATGTCTGAAACAACGCAAACCATGAAGCAGCGCGTTCGCCGCGCCGCTCTTTCGCTGGCGATCGCAGCCAGCGCCGCGACGGCATTCGCTCAGGCGAAGCCGCATGTGGTGATGATCTCGCTCGATGGCATGAAGCCCGAGTATGTGACCAGGGCCAGGGAGCATGGCCTCTCGCTGCCAACGCTGGAGCGCTTTCTGAAGGACGGCACCTATGCCGAGGGTGTGCGTGGCGTGATCCCCACCGTCACCTACCCGAGCCACACGACGATGGTGACGGGTGTCTGGCCGAACGAGCACGGCATCCTCGCGAACACGACCTTCGACCCGGAGTATCAGCATCCTGGCGAGTGGTACTGGTACTTCAACGCGCTGAAGGTACAGACGCTTTATCAGGCTGCAGATGCTGCAGGTCTGAAGACCTCGGCCATTGGCTGGCCTGTAACCGTGGGCGCGCCGATCGACTATCTGATCGCAGAGTTCGGCCAGTCGGAAGAAACGGACACGCCGCAGGGTGCTGTACTGAAGCCCGCAGATATCAAGTCGACGATCGGCGTGACCACGACCGCGGACGAAGACGGTGATGTGAAGAAGACCGCATGGGCAATCGGCATCATCAACACCTACAACCCGAACCTCACGCTGGTGCACCTGACCAACCTCGATCATCAGGAGCATCTGCACTCGCCCTTCAGCAAGGAAGCGGACGATTCCGTGACTACGCTGGACAAGCAAGTCGGCGAGATCATCGACGCGGAGATGAAGAAGAACCCCGATGCGAAGATCGTTGTGGTCTCCGACCACGGCTTCGTGCGCGTCGATCATCACGTCAATCTGAACGCGATTCTGGCGAACGCAGGCCTGATCCGCCTGAAGCCGGGCAAGCAGCCGAAGGGTGTTTCGCCGATCGAGAGCTGGGACGCGCAGGCGTGGGAGTCCGGCGGCACGGCGGTCATCATGCTGCATGATTCGAACGATGCAGCGATGGCGAAGAAGGTACGCGAGGTGGTTGCGAAGATGGCGGAGAACCCGGAGTACGGCATCCACAAGATCGTCGAAGGGCCGGAAGTCGCCAAGCAAGGTGGCACGCCGAATGCGCTTTGCCTGATCGACTTCAACCCGGGCTGGTCAGCCAGCGGTGCGGTGCGCGGTGCTGCGGTGAAGGACGCTCCTTCGACCGGCACGCATGGCTACCTGCCGGAGCATCCTGAACTGCGCTCGACCTTTATGGTGATGGGCGAGGGCGTGGCTGCAGGACGTGATCTTGGCGTGATCGACATGCGACAGATCGCGCCGTCTGTGGCGAAGATGCTGGGTGTAAAGCTGCCCGCAGCGAAGCAGCCTGCTGTGAAGTACGAACGCTAA
- a CDS encoding DUF3836 domain-containing protein has translation MTTPTMKRTNFAKTIFALCIMLLCATNAFASAGNNNLKIIEVAGAGGLSGASYRQDTIVLFNPTQAAITCAKCAIQTHSGTSNTGAWTVYQLPSNISIPAGGYYMIAASSPTLSTYGSLPAIAYDYQLQTIELGTPASTQNILSSTTGTVALTNTQTALTSVTTAPCGSGSQLVDVVGYGSDIATNAATSATTNICYAGSNPAFYDGSSAYGRQLGVTRKNRCIDTFDNANDFVNTGVTYYNSASTPTPCPTGTQLSAVMTATPTNPGVLDTVLLTAAVTKATSPASGTLTVYANFDSVYYGASALQMYDDGTHGDTTAGDGIYSLSTTIPSTTTAGFTYPLNITINDSTGAQYMTSTRLTISTGSFTMTTPTTTGTVSAGGVLTFPITVTAVHGYGGTLALTCTGSPNANSLGVPTSTQCVSTPSELTVANNGTGTFSLAIATGTTKSASLVSYWPLAMLSVLLCTLMAWKLRSRKSLPALMLVAVASFLALTTTACGTNAGIGNTSAAAGTYTYTLTAADETTPTVNNSLTFTITVQ, from the coding sequence ATGACTACTCCCACGATGAAGCGCACGAACTTCGCAAAGACGATATTCGCGCTTTGCATCATGCTTCTGTGCGCGACCAACGCGTTTGCTTCTGCGGGCAACAACAACCTGAAGATTATCGAGGTCGCCGGCGCAGGCGGACTGTCGGGCGCGAGCTATCGCCAGGACACCATCGTGCTCTTCAACCCGACGCAGGCTGCGATCACCTGCGCAAAGTGCGCTATCCAAACGCATAGCGGAACGAGCAACACGGGCGCGTGGACGGTGTACCAGTTGCCGTCGAACATTTCGATCCCTGCGGGCGGCTACTACATGATCGCGGCAAGCTCGCCGACGCTCTCCACCTATGGCTCGCTGCCCGCGATCGCCTACGACTACCAGTTGCAGACGATCGAGCTGGGCACGCCTGCATCCACGCAGAACATCCTGAGCAGCACCACGGGAACGGTCGCGCTGACGAACACGCAAACGGCGTTGACTTCGGTGACGACGGCACCATGCGGCTCGGGTTCGCAGCTTGTCGATGTGGTGGGCTACGGATCGGACATTGCCACGAACGCTGCGACGTCGGCAACCACAAACATCTGCTACGCCGGTTCAAACCCCGCGTTCTACGACGGCAGCTCCGCTTACGGTCGCCAGCTTGGCGTGACGCGTAAGAACCGCTGCATCGATACCTTCGACAACGCGAACGATTTCGTGAATACCGGCGTCACGTATTACAACTCGGCGTCCACGCCGACACCGTGCCCCACCGGCACGCAGTTGAGCGCGGTGATGACGGCAACGCCGACGAATCCAGGCGTGCTGGATACGGTGCTGCTGACCGCCGCGGTAACGAAGGCGACCTCACCCGCAAGCGGAACGCTGACGGTGTACGCCAACTTCGATTCGGTGTACTACGGCGCGAGCGCGCTGCAGATGTACGACGATGGCACGCATGGCGATACGACCGCTGGCGATGGCATCTATTCGCTCTCCACGACCATTCCATCGACGACCACGGCGGGGTTTACGTATCCGCTGAACATCACGATCAACGACAGCACGGGCGCGCAGTACATGACCTCGACGCGTCTGACGATCTCGACCGGCAGCTTCACCATGACCACGCCGACGACCACGGGCACGGTGTCGGCCGGCGGAGTGCTCACCTTCCCGATTACGGTGACGGCGGTGCACGGTTACGGTGGCACGCTGGCGCTCACGTGCACGGGTTCGCCAAATGCAAACTCGCTCGGCGTACCGACGAGCACGCAATGCGTATCGACGCCTTCTGAACTGACGGTCGCGAACAACGGGACCGGCACCTTTTCGCTGGCGATCGCGACGGGAACGACGAAGTCTGCGTCGCTGGTTTCGTACTGGCCGCTGGCGATGCTGAGTGTGCTGCTCTGCACGCTGATGGCGTGGAAGCTTCGCAGCCGCAAATCGCTGCCCGCGCTGATGCTGGTCGCGGTGGCAAGCTTCCTCGCGCTGACGACGACAGCTTGTGGCACGAATGCGGGTATCGGCAACACCAGCGCAGCGGCGGGTACGTACACCTACACGCTCACTGCTGCGGATGAGACGACGCCGACCGTGAACAACTCGCTCACCTTCACCATCACCGTGCAGTAA
- a CDS encoding NHL repeat-containing protein, which translates to MQSRTRLARVAAAIAPLAVLSGCSVKSAAPPTTYTSGATLQGQVLAGRNYMAGATVKIYETQPNGVATNGVYVGQAKLLQTLTANTLGGWSTSGISCTSPDQLYITAEGGVPYGFSGSSISNTATQTNNPNSLMMTAIGDCSALTSGSASNNVVTTITNEASTIAAVWALRNFISVNGTTVNVTSAATNYAGTNGTGTVGNYAGLAHAFLNANALLPYKLGAFTQYTNGAADMTTGGLVPVQELNSLAYTQYLCTMGNANLTAGDFSYCSTLYQLATPASGTVPTNSLQAMLNIALSPATNAQSILTFSLTPIPGAGTTGPQTSTVDVYYPELTSLGTAGSGGANDWSVAIYYMNGYGATTTAQGSVYPQWVTIDANDEVFYSNPSASTSTQGNVIALSSNGTNLWTSATDTTNLTSPRGVAADQNGHVWVVNGGTTTATAFVQEMDAKSGSVIARFPSTSTSLFSIAVDQLGDVWYGANNTTGQNLHELALNNGTYAEASFSPAPAGGSYTVLQIRPDSNNNIWAAGYNSSTARTLFFSNTGTTTAPTYTAGLMTATPTGAADWGLTIDASNNAWTATNVSSTGLFKTVATGSGASATVAATKVAANSATNARDMDTDGAGNIYYLDNTTGTFLYQYVPSTGTTQGYYPCYNAGTTTGTGSSSSTVQTCTTGLSTKYDFAIDSTGSIWVASYGNAAGGRMVQIVGLAAPTVPLRAAAKAGVMP; encoded by the coding sequence ATGCAAAGCAGAACCAGGCTCGCACGTGTGGCGGCCGCGATTGCACCTCTTGCCGTTCTTTCAGGTTGCAGCGTGAAGAGCGCCGCGCCACCGACGACATATACCAGCGGAGCTACGCTGCAGGGACAGGTACTCGCAGGCCGCAACTACATGGCCGGCGCGACCGTGAAGATCTACGAAACGCAGCCCAACGGCGTGGCGACCAACGGCGTCTATGTAGGCCAGGCGAAGCTGCTGCAAACGCTGACGGCAAACACACTCGGCGGTTGGAGCACCTCTGGCATCAGCTGCACAAGCCCTGACCAGCTCTACATCACCGCAGAGGGCGGCGTGCCGTACGGCTTCTCGGGCAGCTCTATCTCGAACACCGCGACGCAGACAAACAATCCGAACTCGTTGATGATGACGGCGATCGGTGACTGCTCTGCGCTGACCTCCGGCTCAGCGAGCAACAACGTCGTCACCACCATCACGAACGAAGCCTCGACGATTGCGGCCGTATGGGCGCTGCGAAACTTCATCAGCGTGAATGGCACGACGGTGAATGTGACCAGCGCTGCAACGAACTATGCAGGCACGAACGGCACCGGCACTGTCGGCAACTATGCAGGACTCGCACACGCGTTTCTGAATGCGAATGCGCTGCTGCCGTACAAGCTCGGAGCGTTCACGCAATACACGAACGGCGCTGCGGATATGACGACCGGCGGCCTTGTACCGGTGCAGGAGCTGAACTCGCTGGCCTACACGCAGTACCTCTGCACGATGGGCAATGCGAACCTCACGGCTGGTGATTTCTCCTACTGCAGCACGTTGTATCAACTCGCCACTCCGGCGAGCGGAACGGTGCCGACGAACTCGCTGCAGGCGATGCTGAACATTGCGCTCTCCCCGGCGACGAACGCGCAGAGCATCCTCACGTTCAGCCTTACGCCGATTCCTGGCGCGGGCACGACCGGACCGCAGACCTCGACGGTGGACGTGTATTACCCCGAGCTCACGAGCCTGGGCACGGCAGGGAGCGGCGGCGCGAATGACTGGAGCGTCGCGATCTATTACATGAACGGCTACGGTGCGACGACCACGGCGCAGGGTTCGGTGTACCCGCAGTGGGTCACGATCGATGCGAACGACGAGGTGTTTTACTCGAACCCGTCGGCTTCCACCAGCACGCAGGGCAATGTGATCGCGCTGAGCAGCAACGGCACAAACCTGTGGACCTCCGCTACGGACACGACGAACCTCACGAGTCCGCGCGGTGTTGCAGCGGACCAGAACGGTCATGTCTGGGTCGTCAACGGTGGCACCACGACGGCCACCGCATTCGTGCAGGAGATGGATGCGAAGAGCGGCTCCGTCATCGCGCGCTTCCCCTCTACCTCCACCTCGCTGTTCAGCATCGCGGTGGACCAACTGGGCGACGTCTGGTATGGAGCCAACAACACTACCGGCCAGAACCTGCACGAACTCGCGCTGAACAATGGCACGTATGCAGAAGCAAGCTTCTCGCCTGCGCCTGCAGGCGGATCGTATACGGTGCTGCAGATTCGTCCGGACAGCAACAACAACATCTGGGCAGCAGGTTATAACTCTTCGACGGCGCGCACGCTGTTCTTCTCGAACACTGGCACAACCACGGCGCCGACTTACACCGCAGGCTTGATGACCGCAACGCCGACCGGCGCAGCCGACTGGGGTCTCACGATCGACGCAAGCAACAACGCGTGGACGGCGACGAACGTCAGCAGCACAGGCCTCTTCAAGACGGTTGCGACCGGCAGCGGTGCCTCCGCCACCGTGGCAGCGACGAAGGTGGCAGCCAACAGCGCAACGAACGCTCGCGATATGGATACCGACGGCGCGGGCAATATCTATTACCTCGACAACACGACCGGCACCTTCCTCTATCAATACGTTCCGTCGACCGGCACGACGCAGGGCTACTATCCCTGCTACAACGCGGGCACGACGACAGGCACGGGCAGCAGCAGCTCCACGGTGCAGACCTGCACCACGGGCCTGAGCACAAAGTATGACTTCGCCATCGACTCAACGGGTTCGATCTGGGTGGCCAGCTATGGCAACGCAGCAGGCGGACGCATGGTGCAGATTGTCGGTCTCGCTGCTCCCACGGTGCCTCTGCGCGCTGCTGCAAAAGCCGGCGTGATGCCGTAA
- a CDS encoding TonB-dependent receptor produces the protein MRFKPYTYLALAPLALSSMRSFAQFETASIVGRVTDSTGAVVANAMVSVTNDATNITITRKTDKAGQYAVPALQVGTYTIKISLPGFNEQTLKDVRLSVGTNQQVNAQLVPGTSETVTVDSQELQLETASSQKQQVIGSDTIDAFPLLNMNYSDLVQLSAGVVQDAVGQDLGTSSVVREGSYNINGMRSTYNNYLLDGMDNNAHGTSNQGFSNQVINPSQYDLSQFSIVTTIPSAEYGRSAGGTINVAFKTGTNHFHGMLWESFRNTLLNANGYFRATDNSGATRRTTLNRNQFGGNIGGPFLRNKFFFFADYEGVRQARQVVNQANIFTVAQHQLIASPSASNNTTTVMNPFTGATYAADRPLPRSVLSPIALSILDAFPLPKNNGAGAGSISSNWSSLQRFVNSYDKEDARLDIQWSPRMSSFARVSQSKEHDLDGPLLPPPISGSSSYYRTINQQLAFGLTRQVGAAQLLEARLGISYTKAGKMPYTIGDPRTFGIQGIPTDPRIWGGLVTQELAGYSDIGRQSTSPQWQYPFFLDPKVSYSWLVGKHNLKTGYEFNYLRQTVQDVNPIYGDMQYQSSFTGYTFSDFMFGVPDQISMTSLFVAHLRQGGHGAFLQDDWRILPKLTLNIGLRYEYTSHFEEKDSRMTNFDPQNTPQTGQMIRAAASGSAYQKQLIDPDLNDLMPRFGLAFSPNSKLVVHGGYGIGYMHYTRSGEADDLAVNGPQMNAVVYNQIPAYTKLTGVTATSTFYSLDNGFPQNMASPSNFNLYTSMVKWVPRSYRDPYVQSWYVGVQTAIGSKMLADIAYVGNHGVKLQEVGTYNQRRPELGTDAQGYFRRPYSNIADVTETYNGGMSNYNGLQARIEGKNIFGLWFLNAFTWSRALGNVGDFLTASRGFSGSPTDYYGNSREDYGPLQFDLPIVNITSLTWKIPVGRGRTFLRHANRAVDSVVGGWQIAMYHQFHSGPALTPNFTPSGVNLLTNNGGIQYRPYFASVANLTPAQVRKQAHQRMHIPGHPERAFCDSVYASTAQASYSGCTVMFATTNPYSTGATSTTATTADQNGTANDPRGNVPNGFLRGDSYDSLDASVAKMFVLPFNARLEIRGQFYNVLNKTNFTVPGMTCCSTSFGRITSTYGPGRIGQVQARLNF, from the coding sequence ATGCGCTTCAAGCCATACACCTATCTCGCACTCGCGCCGCTTGCACTGAGCAGCATGCGCAGCTTCGCGCAGTTTGAAACAGCCTCTATCGTGGGCCGCGTCACCGACTCCACCGGCGCCGTTGTCGCCAACGCCATGGTGTCCGTGACGAACGACGCTACGAACATCACCATCACGCGCAAGACCGACAAGGCCGGACAGTATGCGGTTCCCGCCTTGCAGGTAGGCACGTACACCATCAAGATCTCGCTGCCGGGCTTCAACGAACAGACGCTCAAGGACGTTCGCCTCTCCGTTGGCACCAACCAGCAGGTGAATGCGCAGCTTGTACCAGGCACCTCAGAGACCGTGACGGTTGACTCGCAGGAGCTTCAACTCGAGACCGCAAGCAGCCAGAAGCAGCAGGTCATCGGCAGCGATACCATCGACGCGTTTCCGCTGCTCAACATGAACTACAGCGATCTTGTGCAGCTTTCCGCAGGCGTGGTGCAGGACGCTGTGGGCCAGGACCTTGGCACGAGCAGCGTGGTGCGTGAAGGCTCGTACAACATCAACGGCATGCGCTCGACGTACAACAACTACCTGCTCGACGGCATGGACAACAACGCGCACGGCACGTCGAACCAGGGCTTCTCCAACCAGGTCATCAATCCTTCGCAGTATGATCTTTCGCAATTCTCGATCGTCACGACGATTCCTTCGGCCGAGTATGGCCGCTCGGCAGGTGGCACGATCAACGTAGCGTTCAAGACGGGCACGAACCACTTTCACGGCATGTTGTGGGAGTCCTTCCGCAACACGCTGTTGAACGCGAACGGCTACTTCCGCGCAACCGACAACTCCGGCGCCACGAGGCGCACCACGCTGAACCGCAACCAGTTCGGTGGCAACATCGGCGGTCCGTTCCTGCGCAACAAGTTCTTCTTCTTCGCTGACTACGAGGGCGTTCGCCAGGCACGGCAGGTGGTGAACCAGGCGAACATCTTCACGGTGGCGCAGCATCAGTTGATCGCTTCGCCTTCTGCGAGCAACAACACCACGACCGTGATGAACCCCTTCACCGGAGCGACGTATGCTGCGGACCGTCCGCTGCCGCGCAGTGTGCTGTCGCCGATCGCGTTGTCGATTCTTGATGCGTTCCCCTTGCCGAAAAACAACGGCGCGGGCGCCGGCTCGATTTCGAGCAACTGGTCTTCGCTGCAGCGTTTCGTGAACAGCTACGACAAGGAAGATGCTCGACTCGACATCCAGTGGAGCCCACGCATGTCGTCGTTTGCGCGTGTGAGCCAATCGAAGGAGCACGATCTCGATGGTCCGCTGTTGCCGCCTCCGATCAGCGGCAGCTCCAGCTACTACCGCACCATCAATCAGCAGCTCGCGTTCGGCCTGACGCGTCAGGTGGGCGCGGCGCAGTTGCTCGAAGCACGCCTCGGCATCTCGTATACGAAGGCCGGCAAGATGCCGTACACCATCGGTGATCCGCGCACCTTCGGCATTCAGGGCATCCCCACTGATCCCCGCATCTGGGGCGGCCTGGTAACGCAGGAACTCGCTGGCTACAGCGACATCGGCCGTCAGTCGACGAGCCCGCAGTGGCAGTACCCGTTCTTCCTCGATCCGAAGGTGAGCTACTCGTGGCTGGTGGGCAAGCACAACCTGAAGACCGGCTATGAGTTCAACTATCTGCGCCAGACCGTGCAAGACGTGAACCCGATCTACGGTGACATGCAGTATCAATCGTCCTTCACCGGCTATACCTTCAGCGACTTCATGTTCGGCGTCCCGGACCAGATCTCGATGACAAGCCTCTTCGTTGCGCATCTTCGTCAGGGCGGACACGGCGCGTTCCTACAGGACGATTGGCGCATTCTTCCGAAGCTGACGCTCAACATCGGTCTGCGCTACGAGTACACCTCGCACTTCGAAGAGAAGGACAGCCGCATGACCAACTTCGATCCGCAGAACACGCCGCAGACCGGACAGATGATCCGCGCAGCGGCCTCCGGCTCGGCGTACCAGAAGCAGCTGATCGATCCCGACCTCAACGACCTGATGCCGCGCTTCGGCCTGGCCTTCTCGCCCAACTCGAAGCTCGTAGTCCACGGTGGCTATGGCATCGGTTACATGCACTACACGCGCTCGGGCGAAGCGGATGACCTTGCCGTGAACGGGCCGCAGATGAACGCTGTGGTCTATAACCAGATCCCCGCGTACACGAAGCTGACGGGCGTGACCGCGACCTCCACGTTCTACTCGCTCGACAACGGCTTCCCACAGAACATGGCATCGCCGTCGAACTTCAACCTCTACACCTCGATGGTGAAGTGGGTGCCGCGCAGCTACCGCGACCCGTACGTGCAGAGCTGGTATGTCGGCGTGCAGACAGCGATTGGATCGAAGATGCTCGCGGACATCGCCTACGTGGGCAACCACGGCGTGAAGCTGCAGGAAGTCGGCACCTACAACCAGCGTCGTCCTGAGCTGGGCACAGACGCGCAGGGCTACTTCCGTCGCCCTTACTCGAACATCGCCGACGTCACCGAGACGTACAACGGCGGCATGAGCAACTACAACGGCCTGCAGGCTCGCATCGAAGGCAAGAACATCTTCGGTCTGTGGTTCCTGAATGCGTTCACCTGGTCGCGTGCGCTCGGCAATGTGGGCGACTTCCTGACGGCGTCGCGCGGCTTCTCCGGCAGCCCGACGGATTACTACGGCAATAGCCGAGAAGACTACGGCCCGCTGCAGTTCGATCTGCCCATCGTCAACATCACTTCGCTGACGTGGAAGATCCCCGTGGGCCGCGGACGAACGTTCCTGCGCCATGCCAACAGAGCGGTGGATTCGGTTGTTGGCGGCTGGCAGATCGCGATGTATCACCAGTTCCACTCCGGCCCCGCTTTGACGCCGAACTTCACGCCGAGCGGTGTGAACCTGCTGACGAACAACGGCGGCATTCAGTACCGCCCGTACTTCGCCTCGGTAGCAAACCTTACGCCCGCTCAGGTGCGCAAGCAGGCGCATCAGCGTATGCATATTCCGGGACACCCGGAGCGTGCGTTCTGCGACTCGGTCTATGCGAGCACGGCACAGGCAAGCTACAGCGGTTGCACGGTGATGTTCGCCACGACAAACCCATACTCAACGGGCGCGACCTCCACCACAGCCACCACGGCAGACCAAAACGGAACAGCGAACGACCCGCGCGGCAACGTGCCGAACGGCTTCCTGCGCGGCGACTCCTATGACTCGCTGGATGCCAGCGTGGCCAAGATGTTCGTGCTTCCCTTCAACGCTCGTCTTGAGATTCGCGGACAGTTCTACAACGTGCTGAACAAGACGAACTTCACGGTGCCGGGCATGACCTGCTGCTCGACCTCCTTTGGCCGCATCACCAGCACCTATGGTCCAGGTCGTATCGGACAGGTCCAGGCGCGCCTCAACTTTTAA
- a CDS encoding glycoside hydrolase family 43 protein has protein sequence MKSFASAAVVSALIFLGTQAVHSQEMEHRQFLSQPLVTSIYTADPSAHVFHGKLYIYPSHDVPTDIPDDDLGSEYAMHDYRVLQMDAPGKPPVIGPVALDVKDVPWASKQMWAPDAAYRNGTYYLYFPARDKQGVFRIGVATSSDPMGPFKAEPEPIAGTYSIDPAVFTDGDGKSYIYFGGIWGGQLENWPTGKFTAGSSTDLKQDDKPALMPKVAMLAPDMKHLAAPAKDAVIVDENGKPLLGGDHDRRFFEASWMFKRNGLYYFTYSTGDTHFLAYAVGKSPLGPFTYKGHFLLPVQGWTTHQSVVEWEGKWWLFYADTQLSNKNHLRNVKMTELHFNADGSIQMVDPFASPDGKK, from the coding sequence ATGAAGTCTTTTGCATCGGCAGCAGTAGTGTCTGCGCTGATTTTTCTGGGTACACAAGCGGTCCATTCACAGGAGATGGAGCATCGGCAGTTTCTTTCGCAGCCGCTCGTCACGTCCATCTACACGGCTGACCCTTCCGCGCATGTCTTTCACGGCAAGCTGTATATCTACCCCTCCCACGATGTGCCGACCGACATTCCTGACGACGACCTCGGCAGCGAGTATGCGATGCACGACTACCGCGTGCTGCAGATGGACGCACCTGGCAAACCGCCGGTGATCGGCCCCGTCGCGCTCGATGTCAAGGACGTGCCGTGGGCGTCCAAGCAGATGTGGGCGCCGGATGCGGCGTATCGCAACGGCACCTACTACCTCTACTTCCCAGCACGCGATAAGCAGGGCGTCTTCCGCATCGGCGTTGCAACCTCGAGCGATCCGATGGGGCCGTTCAAGGCTGAGCCTGAGCCGATTGCAGGAACCTACAGCATCGACCCCGCCGTCTTCACCGATGGCGACGGCAAAAGCTACATCTACTTCGGCGGCATCTGGGGCGGGCAGTTGGAAAACTGGCCGACCGGCAAGTTCACGGCCGGCTCCTCCACCGATCTGAAGCAGGATGATAAGCCCGCACTGATGCCCAAGGTCGCGATGCTCGCGCCGGACATGAAGCATCTGGCCGCACCGGCGAAGGATGCGGTAATCGTGGATGAGAACGGCAAGCCGTTGCTGGGTGGCGATCACGACCGCCGCTTCTTCGAAGCGTCGTGGATGTTCAAACGCAATGGGCTGTACTACTTCACCTACTCGACGGGCGACACACACTTCCTCGCCTACGCTGTGGGCAAAAGCCCGCTCGGTCCGTTCACGTACAAGGGCCACTTTCTGCTGCCGGTGCAAGGTTGGACCACGCATCAGTCGGTGGTGGAGTGGGAGGGCAAGTGGTGGCTTTTCTACGCGGACACGCAGCTTTCCAACAAGAACCATCTGCGTAACGTGAAGATGACGGAGTTGCACTTCAACGCCGACGGCTCCATCCAGATGGTGGACCCGTTCGCATCCCCTGATGGAAAGAAGTAG